GGAGGCAATCGGGATCATTCGGCGGGCCACCGTTTCCGCGGGCGATTCGATCGTGAGTCGGTGTCGACACCGAACCGGATCCGATCGGGGGCGACCGCACCCGATCCGTTCCGGTCCGTCGCCGCCGACGCGGTACAGTCGACAGCTGTGCGGACCCCGTCGGCTCCGTCCCGGCTGTCGGTCGTGAATGCAGACATGGTACTGTAGTACTGCGCGCTGTCCACGGTGTGGACGAGCGACGGGATGCGCTACCCCACCGCTCCGCTTTGTTATTCTGAGACACTCGGCCGGTAGGTGACGTTTTCCCACGCACCCGGTCCCGCGCGCTTCGGCCGCGGTCCCGGCGGGTCGCACGCCGTCGCTCGTGGCGCAGTCATCCCCCGAATACGGCCCGAAATAGGCCGAGTTTAGCGCGTGCCGAGAGCCGGCCGGAAATCAGTAGACAAGTGGTAACAAAGTATTCGCTCACGTACACATTACGTCGAGCCTCGCGCCGACGGATGGTGGCCAATGTCACAAGAGGAGAATCAACTCACTCGCGATCTCGTCTTCGATCTACTGAGTAGTCCCCGTCGCCGGTACCTCATCTACTACCTCCGTACCGAGGGCCGAACGGTGAAGCTCACCGAGTTGGCGGACGAGGTGGCCGCGTGGGAGTACGAGTCGCCCGTCGAGGACCTCGACAAACAACAGCGCAAGCGGGTGTACGTCTCGCTGTACCAGACACACGTCCCGAAACTGGCGGAGGCGGGGCTCATCGAGTACGACCCCGACACCGGGGAGATCACGCCCACGTACCGCCTCAGAGACGTCGACAGCTACCTCCCGAACGGCGACGAGCCGGAGGTCCGCTGGGAACTGATCTACCTCCTGCTCGTGGGGGTCAGCGTCGTGTTACTCGCCGTCGCCACGCTCGGCGCCGCCCCCGGCGAGGACGTGCTGATCGTCCCCGTCGGGCTCGTCATCCTCCTGTTGTTCGCGGTGACCGCCGCCGTCCACTACTACGTCGTCCGGGTGGCCAACGGCGTCCCCGAGAACTTCACCTGGCTCCTGAGACGGTAGGTGTCGCAGTACCGCGCACGGTAACGCGACGCTACACACACGGTGGCGACGGATCGACGAGCGCTACGGGCGCGCTCGTGTCGGGTCTCGCGGGCAAGGGGTCGCATAACAAAGACGTTGCTTCGGGAACGAAAAGCCAATGTCCGACGGTCTCAACACACTCCTCGTCGGCATCGATGCGGCTTGCTTTCCCGTGCTGGTGCCACAGTTTCGTAACGACGAACTCCCGACGCTCCAACGCCTCTTCGGAACCAGCGGCGAGCTCGAGTCGCAGATCCCGCCGTGGACTGCGAGCGCGTGGCCGTCGGTGTACACGGGGATGAACCCCGGGAAACACGGGGTGTTCGACTTCCTCTCGTTCGACGGCTACGACTGGGACGTCGTCTCGTCGACCCACGTCCGCCGGCGGTTCCTCTGGGAACTGCTGGATCTCCACGGCTACCGGAGCGTCGTGGTCAACGCCCCGGTCACCGCCCCGCCGCGCCCGTTCGACGGCGCGCTCGTGCCGGGCTACATGGCTCCCGAGTCGCCCGCGTGCCACCCTGCCGGGCTCCTCGACGAGCTCGAAGCGGCCATCGGGGAGTACCGGGTGTACGGCGACGCCGACTCGGCGACCGACTGCGTCCGGTCGCGGGGGGAGGCGTTCCGCTACCTGGCCGACCGGTTCGACCCGGCGTTCGGCTTCCTCCAGTTCCAGTGGACGGACACGATCTGTCACGAGCGCCCGGGCGACACCGACGCGCTCGGCGCGGTCTACCGGGCGGTCGACGAGCAGATCGAGGCGACGCTCGACGCCTGCGAGCCGCGGAACGTCGTCGTCGTCAGCGACCACGGGATCGGCCCCTACTCCGGCTTCGAGTTCCGCGTCAACGAGTACCTCGCCGACCACGGCTACGTCACCGTCCGGCGGGGCGGCGACGGGATGCCGACCTGGGCCGGCATGCGCGACACGCGGCTCAGACAGGGGGCGGAGACGACGCGGCCGTCGGCGCGGCTCCTGGACCGCGTTGCCGCCAGCGCCGCGACGGTCGGGCTGACCAGCCAGCGGCTCGGTTCCCTGTTCGAGGCGATGGGGATCCGGTCGTTCGTGCTCGACCACGTCCCCACCTCGACGGTCAGCGCCGCCACCGAACAGGTCGACTTCGCGCGGTCGCGGGCGTACATGCGGTCGCGAATCGAGTGCGGCGTTCGCCTCAACGTCGAGGGGCGCGAACCCGACGGCGTCGTCCCGCAGTCGGCGTACGACGACGAGCGCCGCGCGCTCATCGGACTGCTCCGCGACGCGACCTGTCCGGACGGCTCGCCGGTGTTCGAGGCGGTCGTCCCGCGCGAGGAGGTGCTCTACGGCCCCGAGGCCCACCGCGCCGTCGACATCGTGACCGTCCCGACCGGCTTCGACCAGTTCCTCTCCGCCAGGCTCGGCGACGGCGTCTTCGGCCAGCCGAGCGAGCCGTGGAACCACAAGCGGATGGGGGTGATCGCCGCCCGCGGCGCGGACATCGACGAGTCCGCGTCGCTGGCGGACGCCTCGCTGTTCGACGTGGCACCGACCGTGCTGGCGACGTTCGGGGTCCCGGCGGACGCGGCCATGGACGGCCGGACCCTCCCGATCGTCGACGCCGCGGGCGAGCGGGAGTATCCGGACCACGAGACGGACGCGACGACCGAGTCCGCGCCCGAGACGGTGGCCCAGCGGCTGTCGGATCTCGGCTACATCGAGTGACGCGCCGGCGCGCGTCCCGACCGGACGGCACCGGCGGTCGCCGGTGGTAACTCCGTCCGAACGCGGCTCACGACCGTGTCAGGACCGCGTCGAAGGCGGCCGAGACGAGGTCCGTCCCGGGAGTCCCGTCGCGGAGCCAGACGCCGACCGCCGTCGCGAACAGGAGGACGTCGAGCGCGAGATACCGCAGCCCGGCCGGGGTGGCGACGATCCGGAGGAACCCCTCGAACAGCTCGCCTGTGCGAGTGAACAGCCCGACCGGGGGCCGGTCGACCGAGGGGACGAGCGGCCAGAAGAGGAAGCCGACGGAGACGGACCCACCGAGGAGGAAGCCGTAGACGGCGTCCGCCGGCAGGTGGAGCAGGTAGCCGACCGCGAACGCGACGCCGGCGTCGCCCGCGCCGTGCCGTCGGGCGAACGCGAGGACGAGCCAACAGACGGGGAGCGCAAACAGGAGCGAGTGGGCGAGCGACGTCCCCGACGGGAGGACGCCGAGGCTCCACGCGAGCGGCTTGTCGACGAGGTCGGGGAACTGCGATCCGAGCGCCACCGCCACCGCCGCCCGGCTACTCGGCGCGCCACCCCGGCGCACCCGAACCCCCGCGGCGTACGCGAGATAGCCGATCGCGAGATGGTCCCACGGCCACATCGCGTCAGGTCGTCGGCGCGTCGGTCGTCTCCGTCCCGCCGACGTCGATCCACAGATAGAGGCTCCGGTAGGCGTTTTCGCCGTTCGGGTCCGCGGGAACGTCGCCGGCGTAGAGGTAGTACGCGAGCCGGAGGTCCTCACCGCGGATGGTGGGCAGGACCCGGTGTGGGACGCGCTGGGTCGCACCCGGACCGACGGTCGCCTCGAAGCGCGTGAGCTCCGGCGCGTACGAGACCCGGGCGGACTCCTCTTCGATCGCGACCCGCTGGAGCTCCACCACGACGGTGTACGTGACGGTCTCGGCCTCGTGGTTCGCGAGGCCGACGACCAGCTCGATCTCCTCGTCGGGGGCGACCTGCGTCGGGTAGTCGCTGGCGACGTAGCTCCCGTCGTCCTGCTGGGTCAGGAGCGAAAAGCCCGTGTACGACGCGGACTCGGCCGGCACGCCGATCGCCACCGTCGCGACCACGACGGTGAGGGCGACGGCGACCACGAGCGTGACGCTGGAGATGGCCGTCCGATCGAACGGGCCCACCCACGACCGGAGCCCGCTCGCCCACTGTCTGATCGGCGGCTCGTAGCGAACGGGCGCTGGGACACGCATCCGGCGGACCGTCCCGGCGGTCATCCCGAACACCGTCCCCACCCCGTAGACGAGCACCACTCGCTGCGGATCGAGGCTGTTCCACGCCGCCCAGAGCGCCAGCGCGATCACCGGGAGCATGGCGACGCTCATGCCGAACGAGAGGGCGAACCGTACGGTGTCAGTGAGGGAGCCGTCGGTCCCCACGAACCCCTCGGACGAGGGGTGACGACCGGGGAACAACACCGTCAACAGCGCGTATCCGGGGAGGAACAACAACAGCGGGAGTCCCACCACGACGCGGACGAGGGTCGTCTCGACGAACAGCACGACGGCGACCGCGACGATCGCCAGCGCGCTGACGAGGAAACTGTCGACGGGCGTCTCTTCGACGACGTCGAGCAGCCACCACGGCTGCTCGCTCGCTGTGTACTTCATTGGTCACTCCGGCACCTGGGCCGCCCACACGGCCGGACGCGGTCTCACCACACGGACGCTCCGGGGCGTCGGTCGTGCGACACGGACACTTTGAGGAGTCATTCACGCTTTTTTATGCTGGGCGAGACATTGTTATTCAGTGTCTACCCGTGACAGTCGCCAGTCGGGCGTTTACACGGGCCACGCGTGCCGATCGCGACGACTCTCTCGCCGCCACCCCGCACGGTTGCGACCGGCTGAAGGCGGTCGTCCCCACGTCCGCTCTCGGGGTTCACCAGCTCAGCCCGCCCGTGGGGGAGGGGGGCCGACAGCCTCGGTCCGACACGGACGCGGCGAACGATCCCGAGAACGGCACGGTCTCACCTTCGAACGTGGTAAGTATTAGCAAGAGAAACGAACAGGATAACGCCTGAATGGTATCCTCCATATTACAATGCTGGCAGTCAAGGAAGGTGAAGTAGCGCCGAGGAGCGCGTGCCGCACGCAAATTTCGGCAAGGAACCACCACAAATGTCGACGGACTGGGATCTAATCGGGTACGTCATCAGTTCCACCCACCGGGTTGCGGTCCTGCGACGCCTCGCCACCGGTCCCGCGACGCCGTCGCAGATCGCCGCCGACACCTCGATTTCGATCTCGCACGTCTCGCGCGCGCTGGGTGAACTCCGCGAGAAGTCGCTCGTTGACCTGCTGGTCTCCGAGGAGCGCAAGAAGGGCCGCGTCTACAGCATCACGACGGACGGTGAGGAGGTGTGGAACACCATCGAGGCGGAGAACCTCACCTGACTGGCGACTGACCCCGGTCGCCTCGGCGTTTTTTCCCCGCGACGACGCGTCGTCCCCCGCGGGGGCTCGTTCAGATCGGTCGACCTCACGCCACCCGACCCGGTCGGCCGCCGTAACCACGCAATAACAATCCCTGCTCCGACGGTAGCAGTAACCGGCCTGATGGATGAGCTCCACCGTGATCAGGCCACCCGGCGTGCCACCGGCTCCAGACCTGGCACGCCCGTGCCCGGGGCTGATACACCGAGTTCTCAGGGGTACTCGCAGCCCCACGGCACTCCGCGGCTCACACGCTCCGCGAGCCGTCAGCTTCTACGCTACGCCCCGACGCCGTCGTGACCGACCAGCGGGACGCGTCGCTGGGACGAGAAGAATCCAGGAGGAACAGCCGAGGCGGTCCGGCCGTGGGCAGGGACGGACCGCCACGGACGGTACGAGGGGAATGACTCGTGACCCGGTGTGTGCGCGAACCAGGTCGACTACAGCTACAGTGACTATTCACTTTGTTATACACTGACATTCGACACGGCACTGCTAAACACGCACTGGATACCGCGGTGCGCACCCGAAAAACCTGGGCGACGCCCATTCACGGCTGCGCGATCGGGCGGTCGTTCATCAGCCCCGCTGTCAGGCAGTGCCGGCTGTCGCCGACTCCGGGGATGGAGACGACCGGTAACCAGTGACAGACCTGCTCAGCCGATGCGGTTCGGGCCGTCGATCTCGGGCGGGAGTTCCCGGACGGTGGCCGGGACGCCCAGGGCCAGTCGATCGGGCGGGACGTCCTCGGTGACGACCGAACCGGCGGCGACGAAGCTCCCGCGGCCGACGGTGACGCCCGGGAGGACCGTCGCGTTCGCGCCGATCGAGACGTGGTCCTCGATCGTCGGTCCCTGCAGGCCCGCGTCGGTTCGGATGGGAAACGGGTCGTTCGTGAGGACGACCCCGGGGCCGAGGAAGACGTCGCTCCCGACGGTCGTCCCCGTCGGGACGTAGACGTTGGTCTGCATACTCACCCGCGACCCGACCGTCGTCTCCCCGTCGATGACGGTGTTCGTGCCGACGAGCACGTCGTCGCCCAGCGTCGTCTCCTCGCGGACGAGCGCGAAATGCCCGGTCGACAGGTCGTCGCCGGCGGTCACCGCGCCGTACACGACGCTCCCCGCGCGGACGACCGCCCGGTCGCCGAGTACCGTCGGCCGGCCGAGTCGGTCCGCAGCGTAGCCGAGTGTCGCGCCCGGATCGATCCGTGCGTCGTCGCCTACCGTCGCGTCGCCGTTTCGCGTCGCGTCGTCGTGCTCTCTCACCATGAGTGACGAGGGGGCGTGCCCCGCGCCGATGACAGAGGTGTCGAGCCGAATCATTGTTATTCATGCCTTACGCCGGCTCTCACCGCGGTCGGAGGGATCGACGTCCGGGTAGGGACCTGCTGAATAAGTCGGTCCGCCCGGAACGAGGGACGTATGCGTTCGATAGACCTCCTCATCGTCGGGCCGGCGGGTCACCGCACCGGCGGCATCGCCCGGTACATCGCCGATCAACGACGCGCGCTCCCCGAGGTGGTCGACGCGCGGCTCTACGACGTGTCGACGCCGGACGGGGCCGGCTGGTGGTGGTTCCTCCGCTCGGCCCTGCGCTCGGTCGCCCGGATGGCGGCCTTCGCCGCCCGACGCCCGCCGGACGTCGTCCACGTCCACTCCTCGCACCAGTACTCCTTTTTCATCTCGTCGTTCTACGTCCTCTTCGCCGCGTACGTCTGGCAGCGACCGGTCGTGATCCACGTCCACGGCTCGTCGTTCGACACCTTCCTGGCGACGGAGTCGCCGCTCGTCTCGGCCCTCCAGCGGCGGGTGTTCGACGCCGCCGCCGGGGTCGTCGTCCTCTCGGAGTACTGGCGGACGATGCTCCGGCGCGTCGTTCCGGCCGAGAAGCTCGACGTCCTCCCCAACGCGGTCGACGTGTCGGGGTACTCGCCGACGTTCGACGCCGAGCCGCCCCACGTGGTCTTCGTCTCCAACCTCATCGAGCGCAAGGGCGTCGAGGAGCTGTTGACCGCGCTCGAACGGCTCGACCGGGACGGGTTCGACTTCCGGGCGACGATCGCCGGCGACGGGCCGCTCCGTGACCGCGTCGTGGCCGTCGCCGAACGGACACCTTCGGTGGAGTACCGCGGCTACGTCACCGAGTCCGAAAAGCGGGCACTGCTCGAACGCGGCTCGATCTGCGTCCTGCCGTCGTACGCCGAGGGGCTCCCGATCGCGTTGCTCGAAGGCATGGCCGGCGGTAACGCCGTCGTCGCCACCGCCGTCGGGAGCGTCCCCGAGACGATCGGCGACGAGAACGGCCTCCTCGTCGAGCCGCGGGACGCGGCGGCGCTGGCCGACGCGCTCGAACGGCTCGTCGACGACCCACAGACCGCCGCGGCGATGGGCCGGGCGAACGCCGAACTCGTCCGGTCGCAGTACTCGTGGCACGCCAACGCGGCGCGGTTGACCCGGCTGTACGCGGGACTGCTCGACCGGTCCGACGCCGGGCGGCAGGTCGAACTCGCGTCGCAGTGAGTCGGGGGCGACGCTGACCGGGAGCCGCCACCGTCGCCACGCTGCGGACTGGACGCCGACGGCGTAGGACCGACCTAGTCGGACGGTACCAGAGCTATAACAAAACACGGAGTCACTCAACGGAGGGGTAGATGTCTTACACACACGTCCGCCGGGGCGGGTGGGTGACGAACACCGCGTTGACACTCGGGTTCCTGGCGCTCACCGCCGCGCTCGTGTCGGCACGAACGACCCCCGCCGTTGGCTACGAGGTGTCGGTTTATCAGGCGACCCCGAGCGCGGTCTGGGCCGCGCTCGGGGTCGCGTTCGTCGTTTCGCTGGTCGTCTCGCTCTTCGAACGCAGTCGACTGCGCTGGCTCGGACTCGCCCTTGGGGGGACCGCAGCGCTCACCGTGTTCGCCCTCCCGCTCATCCGGGGCTACTACTACTACGGGGCCAACGACGCGATGACGCATCTGGGCTGGGTGCGCGACCTCGTGACCGGCCAGTCGGAGCCGATGTCAGTGTTCTACCCCGGCTTGCACAGCCTCTCGGTCTTCATCAGCTACGTGACCGGCTACACGATCGAACGCGCGATCTTGCTGTCGCTCGTCTGCTTCGTGGCCGTCTCGTTCGTCTTCGTCCCCCTCTGTGTCCGTGCGATCGTCTCCGACAACGACATGGTCGTGGTGGCGTCGTTCGCGATGTTCATGCTGCTCCCCGTGAACAACGTCAGCACTCACGTCCACGCCCACCCCTTCACGCAGGCGGTGTTGTTCTCGACGCTGTCGCTGTTTTTAATCCTCCTGTATCTGCGAACCCCCGACGCCCGGTCGTCGATCGGCCCGGTCTCACACACCGGGGTGCTCCTGGCGCTCGCGAGCGTCGGGGTCGTTCTCTACCATCCGATGCACGCGCTGAACGTCCTCGTGCTGCTCGTCGGGGTCGTCTTCGTCCAGGCCGTCTACTCGCGGGGCTGGGCCACCGGTACGGTGGCCGAGACGGTCGCCGGCCACCGGACGATGTACGCACAGACGTTGTTCTTGGGCTGGGCGTTCGTCGTGTGGGCGGTACGGCGACCCGCGTTCCAGAACACGGGCGAGGCCGTCGCCCGCCAGCTGGGTGGCTACTTCGGAGCGGCGCCGCCGGTGGCTGGCGGGCGGATCGCCTCACAGGGGAGCTCCCTCCAGGCGATCGGTGGCAGCCTCCCAGAGCTCTTCGCGAAGCTGTTCCTCGTGAGCGCCGTCTTCGCGGCGCTCACGGCCGTGATCACCGTCGCGGCGTTCTCCGGCCGTCTCGAACGGCGACAGTCGGACCTCTCCGGTGTCGTCCAGTACTTTGCGGTCGGCACGCTGGGGCTCTTCCCGTTCATCGCCGCGTACTTCGCCGGCAACGTCGCCGAGATGCATTTCCGGCTGCTCGGCTTCCTGATGCTCGTCGGGACGATCCTGGGCGCGATCGGGCTGGTGTTCGGGATCCGCAGACTGTTCGCGCCCCGCGGACTCGCCTCGCCCCGCGCACGCGGCGTGTTGACGCTGATGTTGGCGGTGATGCTCGTCGTCTCGCTGGTGGCGGTGCTCCCGTCGCCGTTCATCTACAAGGCGACGCCACACATCACGGAGTCGCACATGACCGGCTACGAGACCGCCTTCGAGACGTCCGATCCCGACCTGCCGATGGCCGGCGTGCGGAGCGCGCCGTGGCGCTACAGCGACGGGGTCGAAGGCGTGGCGGCCAGCACGCGGTACGAAACCGTGGTCCCCGACGGCGGCCTGACGGACCTCCGTGACTCGCTCAACGGGACCGGCTATCTCACGATAACCGACTTCGACAGGGGGCGGGAGCTCCAGGCGTACCGCGGCTTGCGCTACACGGACGAGGGCTTCGACTCCCTCGACGCCCAGGTCGGCGTGAACAAGGTCGAGTCGAACGGCGACTTCGTGATGTACCACGTCGTCGGGGAGGCGTGACCCGCCCCATGACGCGCTCTCAGCGGCCGAACGTGATCTGGCTCACGATCGAGAGCACCCGGACGGACCACACCACGTTCGGCGGTGCCGACACCGACACGACGCCGAACCTCGCCCGCATCGCGGACGCCGACCGCGGCCGGGCCGTCCCCGGCTGTGTCGCCCACGGCGTGTGGACGCTCCCCTCCTCGGCGTCGATCCTCACGGGGACGTACCCCACACACCACGGCGCGGGCATCACCGGGGAGGCGATCCCGGACAAACTCCCGACGGTGGCCGAGCGCCTCCGGGAGGTGGGCTACCACACGCGCTGTCTCTCGCCTAACTCCCACCTGAGCAGCGCGACGGGGCTCGACCGCGGTTTCGACGAGTTCGCGTGGGTCGCCACGTCGACGCTCCGGGAGACGATGGGGCTCCGGACGCTCTTTCGGTACCTGCGGAACCTCCGTGCGCACGGCGGCGGGCTGTCGCTGGAGCCCCGGCGTCACGGCACCGACTTCATGATGACCGACCGGCTCACGCGCTGGCTCCGCTCGGCGGGGGCCAGCCGGGAGCCGTACTTCGTCTACCTCCACTACGGGGGGCCACACCGACCGTATCTCCCCCCGGCGCCGTACTACGATCGGCTCGCCACCGACGAGACGCTGCCGCGGTCGGCGGCGTACGACTTGGCGGCCGACCACCACGACAACCTGTTCGAACACATCGCCGACGGCTGTCCGTTCTCGTCGACCGAGTGGGCGACGCTGTCGGCGCTGTACGACGCCGAGATCGCCCACGTCGACGACCTGATCGGCGAACTGTTCGACACCGTCCGGTCGCTCGACGGCCGCGACACGGTGCTCGTCGTCACCTCGGACCACGGCGAACTGTTCGGTGAGGGCGGGCTGCTCGCCCACCAGATCGTCGTCCACGACGCGGTCGTCGACGTCCCGCTCGTCGTCCACGGCTTCGACGAACTCGCCGACTACGACGGCGACGCCGTCCAGCACGCGGACGTGATGCGGACGCTCCTCGAAGCCGCCGGCGCACCGACCGAGGGGATGCAGGGGCTCGACCTCCGGACGGAGAGCCGCGACCGGGCTATCGTCCAGCGGGGCGGCGAGCGCGCGCGTCAGAACCTCGAACAGATCGCCCAGTTCGATCCCGCCTTCGACACGACCCGCTACCACGACGGGACGCTGCACGCGGTGCGGACGCCCACGTTCAAATATCTCCGTAGCGACGACCGGACCGAACTGTTCCGTCTCCCCGACGAGACGCGCGACGTCAGCGACGCCTATCCCGACGTCATCTCGCACCTCGACGGCGGTCTCTCCGAGTGGCTGGAGACGACCGGGAGGCCGCTGACCGACGAGCGGGTCGACGGCGAGTTCTCCGGCGCGATGCGCCAGCAGCTCCGCGACCTCGGCTACCTCGTCGAGTGAGCACGTCGACCGTCGTCGCGACCGGCCGGGCGACTCCGGTCACTTCCACTTCGGTTCACCTCCGAGCGAGGCGTGGCCCGTCTTCGGACACTGTTCGTCGCGGTAGCAAAAGTCGCTCGTCGTTCGTGTTCGTCGTTCGTGTCGTCCCGAACGGGGACGGTCGGCCGTCGCGTCCGCGATCAGGCCGCGGGCTTGCCCACCTCGACGTCGTCGGGTTCATGACGTCTGTTCACGTAGCTGCCGATCGCGCCGCCGACGGCCCCGGGGACCGCCTGCAGCAGGAGGACGATCATGCCTGCCACGAAGACGCTGACGCCCGCGACCGGGCTCGCGAACACTGCCAGGAGCGAGAGGATCATCAGCACGACGACGCCCCCGATGACGGTCGCGAGCCCGCCGTGGATCATGCCGCTTTCGGTCACGCTCGTCGCCATGTAGCCGGCGACGAAGCCGCCGGCGAGCCCGGCCAGCCCGTAGCCGATGACCGGGAGTGTGACGCCCACGAAGGGGATCGTTACGCCGCTGAGTAGGCCGATCACGACCGTCGTGACGAAGCCAGCGCCGACCGCTCGCCAGTTTACTTCCATTGTGATCGCACTGATATACGTCACCTGACGGGATGAACAGATGTTGACGGATACGAGCCACTCCGTGTCCAGATACTCTCAGAGGGACTGTCGCGACCGGTTACTGATGTCTCGCCACCCCGCTCCGACGAGATCGCGGCGACGACTCCAAACAGTCTCTCTCAGGCGTAGCCGAGGTGTCGGAGCCGGTCGCTCACGACGTCGTCGGTGACGGCGTCTTCGGTCTCCTCGCTCGCTTCGGCCACGATCGTCCGCCGCGGCCCGGCCGTGTGTTCGAGCCACGGCACCCGCGTCAGTTCGGGCGTGTAGACGCCGGGGGGGTGTCCCCACTCCCGGATCGGGATCGGGCGGGCGCGCTCGCCGATCATGTTGCCGTGATCCGACGTGACGACGGTCTTGCCCGACAGCTCCGCGAGGAGGCGCTCGACGTGGGGCAGGGCCCGGTCGAGGTTGTCCCGGTACGCCCGCCACACCTCGTCGGTCGGCACTCGGATCCGCCCAGTCATCAGTTCCGTCCAGATGTCGGTCGTGAACTGTTCGGGGTCGGGGACGCTCATCTCCTCGGTCATCAGCTCCGAGCCAATAAAGGGGTAGTGCGGCTGCATGAAGTGGACGACGAGCCGCTTTCGTGGGTACTCCCGGGCCGCCTCGAGCGCGTACTCGACCATCGTCTCGGGGAGGACGGTCCCAGACTCGTCGTCCCACCCCGCCTCCTCCCAGACGTTGACGACCGCGTGAAACGTCGGCCGGTACTTGCTGTCGTAGCCGCGCTGGAGGATCGGGCTGGCGGTGACGTACACCGTATCGAGCAGTTCGCGCTCGTGGAAGTTCCCGAGCAGGAACTCGGAGGTGTGCGCCGCCCGCGACACCCGCGTGGAGAGTTCGCCGGGGAGGTCGTGGCGCTCGGCGAACAGGTCGTAGCGGCAGGCGTCGAGCACGACGAGCGTGTCCCAGTCCTCCGCGACGACGTCGACGCCGGCGGTGTTGTACCGCCGCGTGTACAGCCGGCGGTGGTACGCTCGGTTCACCTCTCGCGCCAGGAGGGTCGGGTTCGAGAGTCCGCGACGGAGCCCACGTCGGAGCTGCGACAGCGAGTACATCGGCTGGCTCTATCCGTCCCGACGGTATTGTTATGGACGAACTAGGTCGCGGCGACCCCGACAGGCGACGACCGCCCGACGGCATCCGCCCGACCTCGGGAGGGGTCGCGGAGTGTCGCCCCGCCCGTCCCGGTCAGTCGAGGGTGGCCTGGAGCCAGTGTTCGAGCGTCGTCAGCGGGGCGATGATCTTCATGTTGTTCGCGTCGCCGGCGAGATGCGCCGCCTGGGCGTCGCGGACGACGCCGTCGTCGAACAGCGCCCGGTCACAGGCCGCATCGAGCAGTCCGTCGACGGTCTCGCGAAGCGACTCGTTCGTCCGGTACCACTCGTCGACGAGCCCCCGACCGCCGTACGTCGTCCGGTCGCGGAGCCGGGCCAGCCCCGTCGTTCCGACGAATCCCGCGACGTGGATCGGGAAGGGGTACGACGGCGGCACGCCGGTTCGTTCGTAGGGGATCCGGGCCAGGTTCGCGTCCAGCCCGCGGATCAGCCGGAGTTTGGGGTAGGTCACGCCGTGTGGGATGCGGTTACGCGTCAGTGGCAGCGCCCCCATCCGGTAGCGCGTCGGGAGGCTGGCGGCGGCCTCGATGAGCGGGCCGTCGGCGTAGACGACGCGGGTCCCCACCCGGCTCCGCGGGAGCTGGTTGCTCGCGTGCGCACACCGGAGGTAGTAGTTCTGGAAGTGTGCGTCGAGCACCCGTC
This sequence is a window from Salinigranum marinum. Protein-coding genes within it:
- a CDS encoding sulfatase is translated as MTRSQRPNVIWLTIESTRTDHTTFGGADTDTTPNLARIADADRGRAVPGCVAHGVWTLPSSASILTGTYPTHHGAGITGEAIPDKLPTVAERLREVGYHTRCLSPNSHLSSATGLDRGFDEFAWVATSTLRETMGLRTLFRYLRNLRAHGGGLSLEPRRHGTDFMMTDRLTRWLRSAGASREPYFVYLHYGGPHRPYLPPAPYYDRLATDETLPRSAAYDLAADHHDNLFEHIADGCPFSSTEWATLSALYDAEIAHVDDLIGELFDTVRSLDGRDTVLVVTSDHGELFGEGGLLAHQIVVHDAVVDVPLVVHGFDELADYDGDAVQHADVMRTLLEAAGAPTEGMQGLDLRTESRDRAIVQRGGERARQNLEQIAQFDPAFDTTRYHDGTLHAVRTPTFKYLRSDDRTELFRLPDETRDVSDAYPDVISHLDGGLSEWLETTGRPLTDERVDGEFSGAMRQQLRDLGYLVE
- a CDS encoding DUF5518 domain-containing protein, translated to MEVNWRAVGAGFVTTVVIGLLSGVTIPFVGVTLPVIGYGLAGLAGGFVAGYMATSVTESGMIHGGLATVIGGVVVLMILSLLAVFASPVAGVSVFVAGMIVLLLQAVPGAVGGAIGSYVNRRHEPDDVEVGKPAA